A DNA window from Penaeus vannamei isolate JL-2024 chromosome 5, ASM4276789v1, whole genome shotgun sequence contains the following coding sequences:
- the LOC138861879 gene encoding uncharacterized protein — protein MEYSPLVWSSCPPSFLALLDRVQNQARRLVESKMRQNDRPVYFQSLQHSRDVAALCVFLKVHQQNTPHLATLLYPEVPTTYNTRNGHSRSHELHVPIARTETFLRTFLPKYSRMWNQLVRETDLHLLTSVQ, from the coding sequence ATGGAATATTCCCCTCTGGTATGGTCGTCCTGCCCGCCgtccttccttgccctcctcgACAGAGTGCAGAACCAAGCCCGCCGCCTTGTGGAGTCCAAGATGCGGCAAAATGATCGCCCGGTCTACTTCCAGTCTCTCCAGCACAGCAGGGACGTGGCGGCGTTGTGTGTGTTCCTCAAGGTCCACCAGCAGAACACCCCTCACCTCGCTACGTTACTTTACCCCGAGGTGCCCACAACCTACAACACAAGGAATGGCCACAGCCGAAGTCACGAACTTCACGTTCCTATCGCGAGAACTGAAACCTTTCTACGCACATTTCTGCCGAAGTACTCcagaatgtggaatcagctggtGCGAGAGACGGATCTGCATCTTCTAACCTCAGTCCAATAG
- the LOC138861880 gene encoding uncharacterized protein — translation MKSFLDNNLLSNKQFDFRSKKSASDLLLLLVTNWNESLDADKETYVVAFDRVWDKSIISELRSFGIDSDLLKIKIICEEELSKLWSMATLQVNTRSVQVYRRAASLSISMTFYT, via the coding sequence ATGAAAAGCTTCTTAGACAACAACCTGCTTAGCAACAAGCAGTTTGACTTCAGATCCAAGAAATCAGCATCCGATCTACTTCTACTATTAGTCACCAACTGGAACGAATCCCTTGATGCTGACAAAGAAACTTACGTCGTTGCCTTCGACAGAGTATGGGACAAAAGCATTATTTCAGAACTAAGAAGCTTTGGCATTGATAGTGATCTGCTGAAGATAAAGATTATCTGCGAGGAAGAACTCTCCAAGTTGTGGTCAATGGCTACACTTCAGGTGAATACCCGATCAGTGCAAGTGTACCGCAGGGCAGCGTCACTGTCCATTTCAATGACATTCTACACCTGA
- the LOC113829211 gene encoding late histone H1, with translation MPLPEEHVEDPAGVAAVTSEDAISSSELSSQPKQVKHEAPKPTYLLMVMEAVLALNDRRGSSRQSIVKYIAHQFGLDPKKSAARVNQALKKAVETGLLKQTSGTGVVGSFKLGLIDMTAAAVARDLVSNVTLLKSIEKNTKKAKDAAAKTGAKGAAAKAKGKGTAAKPGAKRAAAKAAEKVPAKKAAAKKTSGKKAPAARAKKAEAMKSPKKAPAKAAKKTPKKAAAPDVLKKAARKPAVKKAAKESPKKGKTVARKPIPKKAKK, from the coding sequence ATGCCCTTGCCCGAGGAGCACGTGGAGGACCCAGCAGGCGTGGCGGCGGTGACCAGCGAGGATGCGATATCCTCGTCAGAACTGAGCTCGCAGCCCAAGCAGGTGAAGCATGAAGCCCCGAAGCCAACCTATCTGCTGATGGTCATGGAGGCTGTCCTGGCTCTGAACGACCGCCGCGGCTCCTCTCGCCAGTCCATCGTCAAGTACATCGCCCACCAGTTCGGCCTCGACCCCAAGAAGTCCGCCGCCCGCGTCAACCAGGCGCTGAAGAAGGCTGTGGAGACGGGCCTCCTGAAGCAGACGTCGGGAACCGGAGTCGTGGGATCCTTCAAGCTTGGGTTGATCGACATGACAGCTGCTGCCGTCGCCCGAGACCTCGTGAGCAACGTCACCCTCTTGAAAAGTATCGAAAAGAACACGAAGAAGGCGAAGGACGCTGCTGCGAAGACCGGGGCGAAAGGCGCTGCTGCGAAGGCCAAGGGGAAAGGTACAGCCGCGAAGCCCGGGGCGAAGCGTGCGGCTGCGAAGGCTGCTGAGAAGGTGCCTGCCAAGAAAGCAGCTGCTAAGAAGACTTCCGGCAAGAAGGCTCCTGCTGCGAGAGCTAAGAAGGCAGAAGCTATGAAAAGCCCCAAGAAAGCTCCCGCGAAGGCTGCCAAGAAGACGCCGAAGAAGGCCGCTGCTCCAGATGTGCTGAAGAAAGCCGCCCGAAAGCCTGCTGTCAAGAAGGCCGCGAAGGAGAGCCCCAAGAAAGGCAAGACCGTGGCCAGGAAACCCATCCCGAAAAAGGCAAAGAAGTGA